The region GCAAagaagggggtggtggtggtgggaaatCCAGGCTCAGGGATTCAGGTTCAGAGAGGGCACATGAcctgccaaagtcacacagcaccTTACTGGGGAGAAAATGTGGACTGGCAGAGGGACAGGGAGGGGTCTCACAGTATGCCTAATCAAGAGACAGTCACCCTTTGGCCACTTGAGGTCCTTGTTTAGTCAGGCCTTTGGGGATCAGCTCTGGACACCCCCATCCTGAGGGAGGCTCTGTGGAGCATAGATGGTTTAGCATGGGGCCTCCCACTCCTCACCAGGGGGTACTGGGTCCTGGTTGGGACTTCCGGGCTCCTGGGAGGTAGTTATTCTTCAGCCTTGGTGGCCTTGATTGAGGAAGGTGAAATATTATGCAGATAGCCTCCCTTCCCCAGGGACTGGAAACACCCCTCCCTGACCCTTCCCCACTTCAAGTGGCCAGGGCACTCCCTCACCCATATCCCCAGAGGGGAGGGGACTCTCCAGCTGTTGTTTTCCCTGGAGGAAGGGGCCTGTGACCTAAATTTTGGAGGAAGCAGCTTGGCATTCCACAaggcaaggtgtgtgtgtgtgtgtgttttgtgtgcgtgtgtgtgtgtgtgtgtgtgtgtgtgtgtgtgtgtgtggtgtgcatgCCTGTGTGAGCTCACGTGCCTCTGAATGTCTGACCCCTTAGTCCAGAGACTGCTGCTTTTCTGGGGTTATTTGTGTGGCTGTCTGTCCTGCCTTGGGGAAGGGTATTGGCGGAGGAGGGGAAGTGGATGATGAGGAGAGGAGAAGGCACACTGGTCTTCAGCCACAAGGGGCGATCTGGGTCCCAAGTGGAGTCAAGAGAGGCTGGGAGTCGGGGAACAGGTGTCAGACAGCTTCTCTCCCTGCCTAAGGGGCAGGGTGCTCCCGAGAGACCTGTCAGAGGCATCCCCCATGCCTGATTTTGGGGCAGTGGGAGGTCCAGGGACAGGGTCAGGGATCATGTCGCTGAGTCTTTAGGCCAGCCATTGCCCCTGGTAAAAAAATGTGTCTTGTTCTCCTTCTGCCTTTCGAAGCCCAGCTCCTAGTGGAGACAGATACCTTCGGTAGTCAAGTCCGGATCAAGGGCAAGGAGACGGAATTCTACCTGTGTATGAACCGGAAAGGCAAGCTTGTGGGGAAGGTAAGTGATGGTCTAGATTGGGTGGGTCCCCCGGCAGCTCTGGGTAGCTGGAACAGTGCGTCCAGGGCCCTATCATTCCCAAATGGAAAACAGGCcccatgaatgtgtgtgtgtgtgtgcgcgcacgtgtgtgtgtgaaagaagtCCCAGGGACTTCTCTGTCCCCGCACCTGCAGCCTGCCAGGCCGAGGTATCTGTGGCTGTGACTTTGGTGAGCACGCAGGGCCCTGATCTCTCCTGGTGGATGTGGAGCTCTGGCTTGCTTGGTAGTGGGAGAATCCTCGAGGGGTTCTGAGGCTCCCTGCCTGAATGTACCTGATGTCTGGGAACAGGGAACCATTAGGCcaagggcaggggctgcagcACTGTTTTAACAATCACCAGGGGTTTTACGACTCCTCAAAGCAGCGCCTCTGGAACCCAGCAGCCTCGTCAGCTCTGGGCCTCATGATTCTAGCATTTCAGGAAGATTTTATTACTTTGGAATAGGCAAGAGAGCTGCATGTAACAAAttagggcaggggtggggtgtggaCCCACGTGCCAGGAGTTCTGAGCCTCCACTGATGCTGCGTTTTGATGCTGCCCCCCTTTTTCCTAGTGTCTGTTTGTGAAGTTCATACACTTGCTTCCTTTGGATGTTCCAGTGGAAAGCATTACTGGTGGTAGCTCTATAGTGGCATGCTCCATGTTCCCTTCTCTCTGCAGGGACCCGACTCACCCCCTATCCAGTTTGTATATTGGAGGGGGCTGTGGCTTCTGCTGGACAGGTGGAGTGGGGGGTGGAAGGTAGACCCAGATCCCAAGGAGGATGGCTTCTTCTACTTGGCGGCAAAGACCTTAGGGGATGATTTGCATTTATTACACCTTGTTGGGGGGAAGGAAGCATGACCTCAACTCCTGTTTAAGCCATGGTTTTGACTTCCTGAATCCCTCAATTCTTATCCTTCTCCCCTCCGCCATTCCCAAGTGCCTGTAGAGAAGGTAACAGGCCGGGGACCTGTTACCTGGCTGGACAGAGCCAGGGTATTGTTGCTTATTATTTGTTAATAATGCCTCTGTTAATTGAGCACCTGCTTTCTGCCGGGCACTGAGCAAAAATGCTCCAAAATAATCCCAAGGGGTTGGTACCGCCACCatccccatttcccagatgagaaagctgaggcttggCCACATCCGGGCACTTGTCCCAGGTCCCACGCTAGAGGTAGGCGGGCTTCAAAGCCCGGTTTGGAAGGCCAAGGAGTCCAGCAGCACTGCCCACACCGACTGGAGCTTCTCAAAGAGCAAAATAATAGTAATCCATGTAGCGCCGCCCCGGGATGCCAAGGAGTGGTTTTAATTAGTGATTCACTTTCCGCGTCCCGAGGCCGGCCCGCCGGCCAGCGAGGGGGTCCGGGGCAGGGGCGGCGGGCAGGCCGGGCGCCGGGTGCCCTGGCCTGGCCGTGCGTTTCCTGTGGCGGCGCGGCAAGCACCGCGTCAGGCGCTTTGTTCTCCTGCCCGCCTGGGCCGCCTCCCAGGCCCAACCTGCTTGCAGTTGTGGGCCCGGCTTTCTCcccccaacctttttttttttttctttttaaaggagggGCCGCGCTGCAGCCCGCCGTGCCCAGTGCCtgcgcgcccctccctccccgtctACGCGGTTCCCGGCATCTTGACCCCAGGAGGGCCGTCTTGGGGTCAAAAGAACAGCCCCGTCCCTTCGGGCTGCTCCCCGCCGCCGGCCGCCCTCCGCCCGCCCGCCGGCTGGCCGCTGAGTCACCGCTTCCACAGGAGCCGGCTCTGATTTCCTGCCCCCTCGCCCTCTCTCCCGTCATTAATATTGGGGATGGTTCATCTGGCGGCGAGGCTCCGCGTAGCCCAGGGAGGctcgcccccgcccgccccctcctctcccctcccctcgctCCGCCCCGCTTGCTGCAGCTCCCCCCATCATCCCTTTCCGGTCTTCTGGGCTGACCTGGGAGGCTCCAAGGGCGCCCCACCAACCCACCGCACCCTAGTCCTGACTTTGCCCTGGGCAGGTCCCCCTGTTGGCCTCTGCCTAGCCCAGCGCCCCTCACTCTCTGGCTCCTGCAGCTGGAACCCCGGGCCCTTGGGTTGCTGTTTCATCACAGACGCCCCAGCCAGTCAGACCCCGGTCCTGGAATTACTCTTGATAGCTGGTGTGTCTGCTGCTTCCCTAACTCCTGCCTCTGTTCTGGCCTCATACCTTCTGGGGAATAATGTCCCTCAGCGGCCTCAGGCTCCACCTCCAGGCCTTTCCCCGGTGCCCACCCTCAGCTTTCTAAAGCACAAAAGGGATCAGGtcttccccaccctctgcccccagctcAGCTCAGAACCAGCCCCTGGGTCCTCACCACCTACCCGAGAAAGGCTACACTCCTCGGGGAGAGCTTCCCCGCCCTCATGGTCCTCATGTCGCGGACACATGGCACTGCCAGCCTCTGCTCCCTGAGGGGCCTTCAGGCTTTGTGCGTGCCGAACCCTCTGCCAGGACTGCCCTTCCCTTGACTGTCCGCCCGAGTTCTGGCTCATCCTGCCGTAGCCTCTGGCTTCACTGACTGCTCAGTCCGCGCACCCGCCCTGAAGCCCATAGCCCGTCACACAGCTGTCTCTCTCCGTTCTGCTAACCTGGGTTGTCACTGTCTGTCTTCGTGCCTGCATCCCCCTGCTGCATCCAGTTGTGGGTCCATCCATCATGTTCTTGTACCTGCCCAAAGGGCTGCAGGGGcaccaaagaaatagaaatgcgGGTGCTTGCTTTCTGAGGATGGGCTCTTAACCTACGGCCAGAATTAGCCACATGAGGCCCAGGAATCCAAGTGCCCtgacctcactgagcctcagtgtcctcacctgtaaaatgggaagatacCACTGGCACTTAGTAGGCACTTACTTGTTAAACATGAGTTACCTTCCTCTTTGAAGCCGGGTCCTTCACCTGTGGGACTCCTTGACCTCAGCTTAGGCTCTGGCTCCTTTGGCTCGAGAGGATAGCTTCCTTGGATGGTCTTGACCCTGGGTGTCAATCTTCTACATCTCTGGCCACAGCTGGATGCATCTCCTGAGCCCCCAGCAGAGCCTTTGCCAATGTTCCAGACCCTTGGCTGTGCTACTCCCTCTGCTGCATTGTACCCATCATATACCAGAGCTCTTCtccccctcttctccttgccACCTCTCTGGACCCCACGTCCACCTGACCTAGGAGATAGTACTTCCTTTCATTCCATAAAGAGTTGTTGAGTGTCAAACACTATGTACTAGGCAGTTTTTCCCCATTTGTGGAGATTCAACCCAGACGGATTTTTCTCATCTGCCTCCTCCTGTGTGATTACCGGTGTGTCCTCTTTGGGGCAACATAGGGCCCCAGACCCTTTCAGGGCAGAGGGTACCCTGCCTACCACTGTATCTTTGTGAAGACTGCTTTGGTTGGAAGTGACTGAAACCCAATTCAAAATGCCTTTAAACATAAAAGGACTTTTTTGCCTATGTAACTAAAAACGTCCAGGGGGTAGTTCTAGTTTCAAGGAAGACTAGATCTAGGGGCCAAATGATGTGATCAGGATTCAGTCTTCAGGTCAAATAGAAGGAATAGGACTCCAGTTTGGAAAGAAGGAGGttggaggtggcagagggggagagATGATCAAATTCTACTAAATCACCAAGGTTCTGGGATGGGCTCTTCACTTACTCTCTAAATATTGATGATCTGCCTTGCCTGAACTGATTGAGTCAGCATTTTCAGAGGCGAGGCCCGtgcatatgtgttttttaaaatctctgcagGCCGTAAGCAGGGTTATAGAGGTACTCAGCAGAGGTGAGGGTCAAGCCCTGGGACAGCCTACTGTTAGTTTCTTATCCACTGGGTCTGAGTTCATGGTGGGGAACTTGTGACCATCATAGGCCCCATGGCTCCTCCCAAGGGGCTCCTGACCTCTGGAGTGTCGGGAATCTCGGCCTGAAGCCCAGATCCTCAACCCAGACGTGAATGAGCacgtgtgccaggcagtgtgctggcCCTTGAACCTCCGAGTTCTTGCTTCATGCCCACGGTGGCTCtgtgggcctgggggaggggaggcgttTTGACGGGCAGCGCCCACTCTTCCATACCCTTTCTCCTCGTGGGCCTGTCTGGCGCTAGACAGCAGAGACGCGAGCTACAGGTGGCAAAcgcaggttcaaatcctggctctgccacttaacaaGCTCCGTGACCTTGGGAAAGCCATTTTTGCCTCTTTGAACTGTTTTCTTCTACCAGGTAGAGTCTACCTTAGCGagtgatgaggattaaatgagacaatgcatgtGGAAATGTCTGGCCTGTAGTTGGCGATCAATAAATTCTGAATGATTGAGTGAATGGATGAGGAGGGAGACCAAGGCTGGCAGGCAGAGAGCTCCAGCCCTCTGCTCACTCTTCTCGGCACATCCCCCAGAGGAGGGGCCTCTCATAGCTCATGACTGTCTCTGGAACATTCGTAAGAGATCCAGGAGGCGGAGTCCGTTTTCTTTTGGAGGAAAACCCATTCATGTGTCAACCCCACCATTTCTATCCCAGCAGAACTCTCATCCATTTAACCACAAATGCTCTGGGCACCCCTGTCTTGGGCTAAGATTTGTGCTGAGCCAGGAGAGCAACTGAGAAGCAGTCCTGACCTCCTGAAGCTCTTGGGTTGATGAAGAGGCAGGCAGATACAGAATTGCTCTGTTGGGGAGCGGCGGGAGAAGGAATGGGTGTCGAGGGGTTTCGGAAGATGGAGTATGTGAGTTCAATAAAGCCTGGTGCTTAAATGGAGTcttgaaggaagaggaggaaatgccCAGGGAGCTAGAtggcagtcagggaaggcttcccaggggAGGTGGTTACTGAACTGAGCCTTGAAGGTTGAAAGCAGTTTTCCAGGCAGATGTTCTAGGGTGGGAAAACAGCCACGGTGTAGCCTTTATTCAGTTTGCTCTGACTGTTCCATGGAAACCAGCCAAGGGACCTGGACTCAGGTTGGATAGGCAGCTTCCAGAATTATTCATGGGGggcccagagcccagagcccacTCCTTCCTATCAGCCTTGCACATATGCCCGGCTTCCCTCACAATAGTCCCTCACTCCTCACCCAGTCCCTAATGTCCTCTGGGTCCTGTGTGTGTCTCCCAGGCCCTACCCCCCTGCCCACTCTGCAGCCTCCTCAAAAGATCTCTCCTCCAGAGAATGTTTTCTTACCCTGCCTGTCCCATTCTGCGAAGTTCAGCACTTTGTCTGCAGGGCCCAAGCTTGCCCTCTGCTCAAAGGTGAACGTTCCTGGAAGCTCCGGCCCGTTTTCCACTTCAAACAAAAGGCTGGAACTCGCACCTCAGTCTCCACGCACAGCCAGACCGCTGGGCTTCCAACTTGGCCTGGCATCCGTCTGTAACGAGGAGTGGGCCCGGCCTAAATTTGGAGATGTTAGCTGGAAACTCAAGTGCTGCTAATTCAGGCCTTCCAACTTTGTGTGTTTCCCACTCTTCCACACAGAGCAGCTCGACTTTCTCAAGGAGGAGATTCAAAGCCTGCTTCGCACCACTCTTTGTCCAGATCCAAGGAGGGAGGCCAGACTGTCCGAACCACCTGCTCTTCAGGAATAATTTAACAtgttcctactgtgtgccaggctcgtTTATAAGCGTCATTCCTCATAACATCTCTGTGGCGCAGGAGTCGTTTTCCCTCTTTGATCCAGGCGAGGAATCCAAAGTTTAGAGTGGAATTAACTAGCCTGAGGTCACATAAGGAAGTGCTAGAGTGGATTCAACTTCTGACTCTGAATCTAGTGCTCCTTGCCTAGCATAGTCTCCCAGGGAGCTCACCTGGGACCCTGAAATCTCAGAACCACGGCTACAGGCTTTGAAGTTTGGCCATGCCCAAACTCTTATTTTTAGAGGCTCCCACCACTCTTCACACCAAACATTAAGAGGTACCGCATCACACATGTAATGGAATTTATATTTAACTATATAACAGTGGAGTTGATTGGCAGTTGAGTAGTTGGCTTCATCTCAGGTTTAGCGCACATCACTTGGGACTCCTTTCTGTTGCATGTGGTAGGACACTCTCAACTGTTTTTAAAGGACATGAGATATTGTTAGCCCACATAACAGTGAGGTAACTTGAACCTCAGATGCAGCTCGGTCCAGAAGCTAAAAGACGTGAGGAGGACGCGGTTTCTGTCATTCTCTTCCTCTCGGCTTTCCTTGCTCCAAGCTGGCTTTGTCGTCAGACAGAATTTCCCCTCATGGTGGTACAATGGCTGCCTTAGCTTCAGCATTACGTGTTTCCCAAGTGTAAATCGGCCTGTGATTTTTGGGGATTACGTACACAAGGGTCTCGAGGAACGCTGATTGGATGGCTCAGGCCACGTGCTGTGCTCTGCACTGGTCATGGGAAATAACGTTTTGAGTGGTCGGGTCTAGGTCTCTTGTTCTAGTAGAGCTGAGGTGGAAGCCCCTGGTTACAGTGCGGAGAGTGGAAGAGATGGATCCCTGAGTGGTAATGGGAGGATGTTACCTAACTGGTGAGCAGGGAAGGATGCAGGGGCTAGTATGACAAATCCACTCCATAGATCCAGGGAGTGAAATTGCTGAGGCCAAAGCTTGGGTCAGGCCCTCTCTACTCCACGACCCCAAGCCTTGGCCACCTGCTCATGCCCTCTCTACGTAGCCCTGTCCCTTGTGCCCGCCCTCCCCCTTctcacctcctcctctctcttcccgcAGCCCGATGGCACCAGCAAAGAGTGTGTGTTCATCGAGAAGGTCCTGGAGAACAATTACACAGCCCTGATGTCGGCCAAGTACTCTGGCTGGTACGTGGGCTTCACCAAGAAGGGGCGGCCACGGAAGGGCCCCAAGACCCGGGAGAACCAGCAGGACGTCCACTTCATGAAGCGCTACCCCAAGGGACAGGCAGAGCTGCAGAAGCCCTTCAAGTACACCACAGTGACCAAGCGGTCCCGGCGGATCCGCCCCACACACCCCGGCTAGGCTGGCCCCACTGTGGCCCCGCCAGGCTTCCCCAgcccacactcacactcacagAGAACTGCAATCAGAGGaatatttttacatgaaaaataaggaagaatttctatttttgtatattgtgtttaaaagaagacaaaaaactgAACCAAAattcttgggggaggggagcgaTAAGGATTTTATTGTTGACTTGAAACTCCCTATGACAAAAGACTCACACCAAGGGACTGTTGTCAACACACAGGTGCTTGTGTCTCTCTAGGAACAGACAACTCTAAACTTGTCCCCAGAGGAGGACTTGAATGAGGAAAACGACACTCTGAGAAACCAAAGTCCTTTTTCCCAAAGGttctgaaagcaaaaaaaaaaaaaaaaaaaaaaaagaaagaaagacaaaaaaagcaaaaaaaaaaaaaaaaaaacaaaaaagagagagaaaaacaaagagaaagtagTAACCCCTCACCCCCAACATACTCCCCCCTCTTTCCCAAtcccctgtccctgccccagaCTCCCAACAAAAATCGCTCTCTGGTTtgcagtcatttatttattgtctgctgCAAGCTGCCCTGAGACACCGCGCAGGGAAGGTGTGCCCCTCGGAATTCTCGGCGCCTCGACTTCCGACGACAGACGGCCTCGTCCAATCATGGTGACCCTgcattgctcacagttctggaggatgctGCTATCAACCTTCCATGACTCACGTGACCTAGTACACCAATGAATAagggaatattttaaaaccagctatattatatatattatatatatataagctattTATTTCACCTCTCTGTATATTGCAGTTTCATGAACCAAGTATTACTGCctcaacaattaaaaacaatcgacaaattatttaaaaaaccatGAGGCGAGTGGTGGCCGGGGGCAGGGCTCAGGTGCCCTTTGTGTTTCATTCTTCTCAGTCTGAGGTCATTGGGCTGAGAGCTGGGGccttgcttattcattcattcattcattcattcattcgacatGGGCTATGCtccaggcactgttgtaggcaCTGAGAATGCAGCCTTAAACAAAGCAGATGGAAACCCTTGCCTCCAGAAAGATTAAATTCCAGCGAGTCATGATTCAGTGGTTTACTCAGTCATATGTTCACATGCATATGCTCTCACATACATTTACTCTGCACCTCCTATGTTCCAAGGCCTTTCAAGGCCCTGGGGATTTATCaaagaacacaagaaaaaaaaatcccagcccGCAGGGAACTTCACTTATAGTAATTCTCTTGATAGCAATGATTCTCTGCTTCATCCACTGACTTATTAGTGGAATcacttattcaacatatatttatttagccCTTACTAAATGCCAGGCACCCTTTTAGGTATTGAAAATTCAtcaaagaacaaaacagacaaaaaaaaagaatcatgcttCATGGAATTTGCAGTCTAGGGATTATTGATTGAGTCATTTGTGGAGTCAACACCTGGGTTTTGCCAGGCACAGGCTGAACAAGGCAGTGGTGGTCCCCACTCTCCTTCTTCGGGTGGTGGAGGGGGTCAGAGGGCCCAGGTCAGGAGGGGACCTGGTGTTTCTCTCCTCAGACTCTCGCGGGCTGGAGCACGAGAAGTGTGTTTGGCATCGTGAACTTCCAGGGGCCTTTTCTCCTACGTCTTCTTTCCTAGGGCCTGCCCCAGGATGTGGAGGTGGAAAGCAGATCGGGCTTGAGGTTGATTGAGGCAAAGGTGCCTCTTATAAGGGTCCTGCTGCTGTCACCTGCCTCCCTTGAAAACGCCGCTTGCCAAGAATGGCCAGAAGAGGTCCCCCGTGAGGCCCTACGGAGAACGAAGGGGCAGGCCTGGGGGGTGGCGTGGGGGACAGTAGCACCTTCTCTGCGGAGAGCTCCGGGACAGGGATGGAGCTTGGCTTCTTCCAAGCTCCCTCTATGACCTGCCTCTGAGCTCCGGCCAAGCACTGGTTCTATCTTTCTTTATCCCTGGGCCCCATCCTGCGTCCTGTGTGTCTGTGGCTCGCCCTCCTGCCTGTCACATCACATCTCCTGAGGGCTTCGTGAAGCCCTTTCAGGGGCACAATCTCATTGTGACCTCCTGATAACTTGCGAAGAaggtactatcattatccccattttatagatgaggaaaagttTGTCTGCTTCCCTGAGGTCATGGAAAAAGTGGTGGGGCCGGTATCCAAATCCTAGACCCTCTAGGACTGCAGTACCTGCCACTTGGTGAGTGCTTAGTGGGTGTCAGACCCCCTGCTAGGTGCTTCGTGTCCACCGCCCAGGCATCCAGCAAACATCCCTTGTGTGGGACAGAGTTTGACAGGTGAACAGACTGGGGCTCGGAGAGATCACTGACATGCCCAAGACCTCAGGGAGCGGGTGACTGAGTTTGAGATCCTTGGTGATAATAATTGTGGTTgttatttattgggcacctattatgtgccagtccCTTTCACCCTCTATTATCTTATTGaaacaataaccctatgagatgGATATGTACTATCTTTTGCATTGGAGGtttcagagaagtgaaatgacCTGCCCAAAGCAATCCAAGCTAGAAAATCGTGGCACCGGAGTTCAATCaaccagtcattcattcatctgatAAATATGTActgtttactctgtgccagatgcTGGAGATACCGCAGTGAGCT is a window of Globicephala melas chromosome 3, mGloMel1.2, whole genome shotgun sequence DNA encoding:
- the FGF18 gene encoding fibroblast growth factor 18, whose protein sequence is MYSAPSACTCLCLHFLLLCFQVQVLVAEENVDFRIHVENQTRARDDVSRKQLRLYQLYSRTSGKHIQVLGRRISARGEDGDKYAQLLVETDTFGSQVRIKGKETEFYLCMNRKGKLVGKPDGTSKECVFIEKVLENNYTALMSAKYSGWYVGFTKKGRPRKGPKTRENQQDVHFMKRYPKGQAELQKPFKYTTVTKRSRRIRPTHPG